A single genomic interval of Cellvibrio sp. PSBB023 harbors:
- a CDS encoding NfeD family protein produces MMGNIVDYFVQNPAHLFYTITGVCLVLELGVLGMSGPLLFVALGSLLTGIVISLGLVNGWEMAILSLGILTAISALLLWKPFKRFQNAAVVPDTSSDMIGRVLPVSQVVTRDQGAVSYSGIEWQARLKEEANSVAVGDRVRVLAVDGSLLLVQAE; encoded by the coding sequence ATGATGGGCAATATTGTTGATTATTTTGTGCAAAATCCGGCGCACCTTTTTTACACCATCACCGGTGTGTGTTTGGTGCTTGAGTTAGGTGTGTTGGGGATGAGTGGCCCACTGTTGTTTGTTGCACTGGGTTCATTACTAACCGGTATTGTTATTTCTCTGGGGTTGGTGAACGGTTGGGAAATGGCAATATTGTCACTCGGTATATTAACGGCGATAAGTGCGCTCCTGTTGTGGAAGCCATTCAAGCGTTTCCAAAATGCAGCAGTTGTGCCGGATACCAGCAGCGATATGATTGGACGCGTCTTACCTGTTTCTCAAGTGGTGACGCGCGATCAAGGCGCGGTGAGTTACTCAGGTATTGAGTGGCAAGCGCGCTTGAAAGAGGAAGCCAACTCCGTGGCGGTGGGAGACCGTGTGCGCGTGTTGGCGGTAGATGGTTCTTTATTACTGGTGCAAGCTGAATAA
- a CDS encoding AMP-binding protein, which translates to MSLQYNRTLTEVFSDSCQQFADKKAFSCMGQSLTYAELDHLSGKFAAYLQQCTSLKPGDRIAVQLPNILQYPVAIFGALRAGMVVVNTNPLYTPHEIKHQLNDSGAKALVVLANIAKNAASIIKETSVEQVIVTELADLHPFLKRTLINVVVKHVKKMVPPFTFPQQIAFNKALSSAARSWAPVQQSPEDIAVLQYTGGTTGVAKGAMLTHRNLVANMLQLNERMKDVFRPAQELYVAPLPLYHIYSFTIHCTSAVVLGNHSLLIPNPRDIPAFVKTIQGVPFTFFVGLNTLFNALMRNPDFCNLDFSHLRLTCSGGMALTAETTKHWLELTKAPISEGYGLTETSPVVSNNPIDNVQMGTVGLPLPDTECKVIDDDNVTLPVGEAGELCVRGPQVMKGYWQRPDATAEVLDEQGWFKTGDIAIIQQDGFIKIVDRKKDMINVSGFKVFPNEVEDVLSSHPDVIEAAVVGVPDGEGSEIVKAFVVTANEALTVEALRKFAKETLTAYKVPHLIEFRKELPKTNVGKILRRELRDQDVKK; encoded by the coding sequence ATGTCATTGCAATACAATAGAACGCTTACGGAAGTTTTCTCGGATTCCTGTCAACAATTCGCTGACAAAAAAGCTTTTAGCTGTATGGGGCAATCGCTGACCTATGCGGAGCTTGATCATCTCTCTGGGAAATTTGCTGCGTATTTGCAGCAGTGCACATCATTAAAGCCTGGCGACAGAATTGCAGTTCAATTACCTAATATTTTGCAATATCCCGTGGCGATCTTTGGTGCATTGCGTGCTGGTATGGTCGTTGTAAATACCAATCCGCTTTATACGCCCCATGAAATAAAACACCAGCTTAATGACTCAGGTGCAAAAGCCTTGGTGGTGCTGGCGAACATCGCCAAAAATGCGGCATCAATCATTAAAGAAACCAGCGTTGAGCAGGTGATAGTCACTGAGCTTGCCGATTTACATCCGTTTTTAAAGCGCACCTTGATTAATGTGGTGGTAAAGCACGTTAAAAAAATGGTGCCACCGTTTACATTCCCGCAACAAATTGCGTTTAACAAAGCATTATCTTCAGCTGCAAGGTCATGGGCGCCGGTGCAGCAGTCGCCGGAAGATATCGCTGTTTTACAGTATACCGGCGGCACTACCGGTGTTGCTAAAGGTGCGATGTTGACTCATCGCAACCTGGTAGCAAATATGCTGCAGCTCAATGAGCGTATGAAAGATGTATTTCGGCCAGCGCAGGAACTCTATGTGGCGCCTTTGCCGCTCTACCATATTTATTCATTTACGATCCACTGCACCTCTGCTGTTGTGCTTGGCAATCACAGTTTATTAATCCCCAATCCGCGCGATATTCCCGCGTTTGTCAAAACCATTCAGGGTGTTCCCTTCACTTTCTTTGTAGGCTTAAACACCTTGTTTAATGCACTGATGCGCAACCCGGATTTTTGTAATCTGGACTTCAGTCATTTGCGCCTTACCTGTTCGGGCGGTATGGCGCTCACCGCTGAAACAACCAAGCATTGGTTGGAATTAACCAAAGCACCTATCAGCGAGGGCTATGGACTGACAGAGACATCGCCAGTGGTATCGAACAATCCTATCGATAATGTGCAAATGGGTACTGTCGGTCTGCCATTACCGGACACAGAATGCAAAGTAATTGATGACGACAATGTAACTTTGCCAGTCGGTGAGGCGGGTGAGCTTTGTGTTCGTGGGCCGCAAGTCATGAAGGGGTATTGGCAGCGCCCGGATGCAACAGCAGAAGTATTGGATGAACAAGGTTGGTTCAAAACGGGTGATATTGCGATTATTCAGCAGGATGGTTTTATTAAAATTGTCGATCGCAAAAAAGACATGATCAATGTCAGTGGTTTTAAAGTCTTCCCCAATGAAGTTGAAGATGTGTTGAGCAGCCACCCTGATGTTATAGAGGCTGCTGTTGTGGGTGTGCCTGATGGTGAGGGGAGTGAAATTGTAAAAGCGTTTGTGGTCACTGCCAATGAGGCGCTTACCGTGGAGGCACTGCGAAAGTTTGCGAAAGAAACACTCACCGCTTACAAAGTGCCGCATTTGATTGAGTTTCGTAAAGAGCTACCAAAAACCAATGTGGGAAAAATCTTGCGGCGTGAATTGCGCGATCAGGATGTTAAAAAATAA
- a CDS encoding RluA family pseudouridine synthase, with protein MPASIDDLFILPPCTGEVDILHVDSDFLLINKPTRLLSVPGRHPQNHDSVVSRLQLEYPGAGIVHRLDFDTSGVMVVPLTKLALSHISKQFQARSVSKHYTAVVAGIMAQDEGVIDLPIVSADGPHYKVCAATGKPSITEYSVLARDEMAGTTRVWLHPITGRSHQLRLHLQAIGHPILGCEFYGGDWAKAATRLLLHATDLSFLHPRTAEPVFIESAPDF; from the coding sequence ATGCCAGCGTCTATTGATGACTTATTTATCCTTCCTCCTTGCACTGGCGAGGTGGACATTCTTCATGTAGACAGCGATTTTCTGCTGATCAATAAGCCCACGCGCTTGCTGAGTGTGCCGGGCCGTCATCCACAGAACCATGACTCTGTGGTTAGTCGGCTGCAGCTCGAGTATCCAGGGGCAGGCATTGTGCATCGGCTTGATTTTGATACTTCCGGCGTGATGGTAGTGCCGCTGACCAAATTGGCCTTATCCCATATCAGCAAGCAGTTTCAGGCGCGCAGTGTCAGTAAGCATTACACCGCCGTAGTGGCGGGAATCATGGCGCAGGATGAGGGGGTGATTGATTTACCTATCGTCTCTGCCGATGGACCACACTATAAGGTGTGTGCGGCGACGGGCAAGCCATCTATTACCGAATACAGTGTTCTTGCACGTGATGAGATGGCGGGAACTACACGTGTGTGGTTGCATCCTATTACTGGGCGTTCCCATCAGCTGCGGCTGCACCTGCAAGCGATTGGTCACCCGATCCTTGGTTGTGAATTCTATGGTGGTGATTGGGCTAAAGCCGCCACTCGCTTGTTGCTGCACGCAACCGATTTGTCATTCCTGCACCCGCGTACCGCTGAGCCAGTATTTATTGAGTCTGCACCGGATTTTTAA
- a CDS encoding NGG1p interacting factor NIF3: MYKLVFFVLESHLEIVKTAVFAAGAGKLGNYDQCCWQVLGRGQFRPLPGANPYCGKAGELECLPEYRVELVCADEYIRPAIAALRAAHPYETPAFDLSLLVDSEDF; this comes from the coding sequence ATGTATAAATTGGTCTTCTTTGTCCTGGAATCTCATCTGGAAATAGTAAAAACGGCTGTATTTGCAGCCGGTGCTGGCAAACTTGGCAATTATGACCAGTGTTGCTGGCAGGTCCTGGGCAGAGGACAGTTCAGGCCTTTGCCCGGCGCCAATCCCTACTGCGGAAAAGCTGGTGAGCTGGAGTGCTTACCGGAGTATCGTGTTGAATTGGTGTGCGCTGATGAGTATATTCGACCTGCTATTGCCGCTTTGCGGGCTGCTCATCCCTATGAAACCCCCGCATTTGACTTATCCCTGCTGGTTGATTCAGAGGATTTTTAG
- a CDS encoding phosphoglycerate dehydrogenase has translation MFKIKTYNAISVKGLNRFPREKYEVASDIGQPDAYILRSHKLHGEALPESVKAVARAGAGTNNVPVEEYTKKGVVVFNSPGANANAVKELVLTGMLLGSRGILPGMAYVNSLTHMTDADEMSKLLEKEKSNFAGFELQGKTLGIVGLGAIGSLIADAALALGMNVVGFDPALSVEAAWRLPSQVGRMENLQSLLARSDYITLHVPAIPATKHLINADTLKVCKKGATLLNFAREAIVDAHAVVESLDAGHLGKYICDFPEPILLNRHDVYAMPHIGASTEEAEENCAIMAADQLVDYLENGNIKNSVNFPAVAMDRNAGIGARITFSNENVSGVLGHVLSVLADHKVNVVDMVNKSRGDVAYNIIDVEVAPSTQVIDALAKVEHVIAVRVI, from the coding sequence ATGTTCAAAATAAAAACATACAACGCTATTTCAGTAAAAGGTTTGAATCGCTTTCCCCGTGAGAAATATGAAGTGGCCAGTGATATTGGCCAGCCTGATGCCTATATTTTGCGTAGTCACAAGCTGCACGGTGAAGCATTGCCTGAAAGCGTTAAAGCGGTCGCGCGTGCCGGTGCAGGAACCAATAATGTACCGGTAGAGGAGTACACCAAAAAAGGTGTGGTGGTATTCAATTCTCCCGGCGCGAATGCCAACGCCGTGAAAGAGTTGGTGTTGACGGGGATGTTACTCGGTTCACGTGGAATCCTGCCGGGCATGGCTTATGTAAATAGTTTGACGCACATGACCGATGCTGACGAAATGTCCAAGCTTCTGGAAAAAGAGAAGTCAAATTTTGCCGGTTTTGAGCTGCAAGGTAAAACCTTGGGGATTGTCGGATTGGGGGCAATCGGTTCCCTCATTGCTGATGCTGCACTGGCATTGGGAATGAATGTTGTTGGTTTCGACCCAGCCTTGTCTGTAGAGGCCGCATGGCGCTTGCCGAGTCAAGTGGGACGCATGGAAAACTTGCAATCATTGTTGGCGCGCTCTGATTACATCACCCTGCATGTACCTGCTATTCCTGCCACGAAACACCTGATTAATGCCGATACCCTCAAAGTTTGCAAGAAGGGTGCGACCCTGCTGAATTTTGCACGCGAAGCGATTGTGGATGCCCATGCCGTTGTTGAAAGCCTTGATGCAGGTCACTTGGGTAAATATATCTGCGATTTCCCTGAGCCTATTTTGCTGAATCGCCATGATGTATATGCCATGCCTCATATAGGTGCTAGCACGGAAGAAGCGGAAGAGAATTGTGCAATCATGGCGGCTGATCAATTAGTTGACTACCTTGAAAACGGCAACATCAAAAACTCGGTCAATTTCCCGGCGGTTGCTATGGATCGCAATGCGGGAATTGGCGCGCGCATTACGTTTTCTAACGAAAATGTGTCTGGCGTGTTGGGGCATGTGCTGTCTGTATTGGCCGACCATAAAGTTAATGTAGTTGATATGGTGAATAAAAGCCGTGGCGATGTGGCATACAACATTATTGATGTCGAGGTTGCCCCCTCTACCCAGGTAATTGATGCGTTGGCGAAAGTTGAGCACGTGATTGCTGTGCGTGTAATCTAA
- a CDS encoding nitrite/sulfite reductase — protein sequence MYIYDEYDHSILRQRIAQFRDQTARFLAGDLKPEQFLPLRLQNGLYVQRLAPMLRINVPYGMVNSAQLRKLAHIARHYDKGYCHVSTRQNIQYNWPDLTEVPDILAELAEVGMHGTQSSGNCIRNTTSDQFAGVAPDEMIDPRPYCEIIRQWSTFHPEFAFLPRKFKIAVTGSTQDRAAVQVHDIGLQLVHNDQGEVGFKVYVGGGLGRTPVIGVAIREFLPEEDLLSYLEAILRVYNLFGRRDNKYKARIKILVRALTPEVFAQKVEDEWQHLKDGYSKLTQEEITRAKGFFTAPAYEQLDNAAAQAALDAQAADSVAFGKWLQRNVREHKIAGYASVTLSLKPTGVAPGDITDSQLEVIADLADQFSFGEARTTHEQNIVLADVKKADLFALWQACKTAGFATPNIGTITDIICCPGGDFCSLANAKSIPIAEAIQRQFEDLDYVYDLGDIDLNISGCMNACGHHHVGHIGILGVDKSGKEFYQVQLGGNASNDASLGDVLGPSFGADDMPAVIQKIVDVYVANRTDEELFIDTYRRIGAAPFKEKVYAKAN from the coding sequence ATGTATATCTACGATGAGTACGACCATAGCATTCTGCGCCAGCGCATCGCCCAGTTCCGCGACCAGACCGCGCGTTTTCTCGCTGGCGACCTGAAGCCAGAGCAGTTCCTGCCCTTGCGCTTGCAGAATGGCCTTTACGTCCAGCGTTTGGCGCCCATGCTGCGTATCAATGTGCCCTACGGCATGGTGAACTCTGCCCAACTGCGCAAACTGGCTCATATTGCCCGTCATTACGATAAAGGCTACTGCCACGTCAGTACCCGCCAGAACATCCAATACAACTGGCCGGACCTGACCGAAGTGCCCGACATTCTCGCCGAATTGGCAGAAGTGGGTATGCACGGCACCCAATCCAGTGGTAACTGCATCCGCAATACCACCTCCGACCAATTTGCCGGTGTAGCACCGGACGAAATGATCGACCCACGCCCCTACTGTGAAATTATTCGCCAGTGGTCAACCTTTCATCCTGAATTTGCATTTTTGCCACGTAAATTCAAAATCGCAGTGACTGGCTCAACCCAGGATCGCGCCGCCGTACAAGTACACGATATCGGCCTGCAGTTGGTGCATAACGACCAAGGCGAAGTAGGCTTTAAAGTTTACGTAGGTGGCGGTTTGGGACGCACTCCGGTGATTGGCGTGGCGATTCGCGAGTTTCTGCCAGAAGAGGATTTACTCTCTTACCTCGAAGCCATTTTGCGCGTCTACAACCTCTTTGGCCGTCGCGACAACAAATACAAAGCACGTATCAAGATTCTTGTGCGCGCTTTAACGCCTGAAGTCTTTGCCCAAAAAGTAGAAGACGAATGGCAACACTTGAAAGATGGCTACAGCAAGCTAACGCAAGAAGAAATCACTCGCGCAAAAGGTTTCTTCACTGCCCCCGCTTACGAACAACTTGACAATGCAGCAGCGCAAGCCGCGCTGGATGCACAAGCAGCTGACAGTGTCGCCTTTGGTAAATGGCTGCAACGCAATGTGCGAGAACACAAAATTGCCGGTTACGCCTCAGTTACCCTCTCGCTCAAACCCACCGGTGTTGCACCCGGCGATATTACCGATAGCCAACTGGAAGTCATTGCCGACCTCGCCGACCAATTCAGTTTCGGCGAAGCACGTACCACGCACGAACAAAATATCGTGCTGGCTGATGTGAAAAAAGCAGACCTGTTTGCACTCTGGCAAGCCTGTAAGACCGCTGGTTTTGCAACACCGAACATTGGCACTATTACCGATATTATCTGCTGTCCTGGTGGCGATTTCTGTTCACTCGCCAATGCTAAATCCATTCCAATTGCTGAGGCGATCCAGCGCCAGTTTGAAGATCTGGACTATGTGTACGACCTGGGCGATATCGACCTGAACATTTCAGGCTGTATGAATGCCTGTGGCCATCACCACGTAGGTCATATCGGTATTCTGGGCGTTGATAAATCCGGCAAAGAATTCTATCAAGTGCAACTGGGCGGTAATGCCAGCAACGACGCCTCACTCGGCGATGTGCTCGGCCCCTCTTTTGGAGCCGATGATATGCCCGCTGTGATTCAAAAAATTGTTGATGTCTACGTTGCCAATCGCACCGACGAAGAATTGTTTATTGATACCTATCGCCGTATAGGCGCCGCTCCCTTCAAGGAGAAAGTTTATGCAAAAGCTAATTAA
- a CDS encoding glycoside hydrolase family 16 protein, translating into MKHKGLMFIGGVVTTSLLAACGAKNEATGASTAPTGAVNTAQHSEPARAGEVPAAAVFFDDFNYTSMDAFNRNGWRVRTETGHPGIKGAAWSAEGISFHQDIPATHLGALRMSSVTAGQGENTRHTQICHARKYREGTYAARVFFRDEPSRGPDGDEVIQTFYTISPLKAPMDKDYSEADFEYLPNGGWGANEKPAMWTTSWDTFQLEPWTKVNEFTRVEGSYAGWRTLMLTIADNKLTYYVDGKLFSEHSSAVYPEDFMSINFNLWFMPKGADGSIGPVDSPELREYQQDIDWVFFQEGVALTPAELVSQVAHLQAAGVEYVDDVKEQNPPLPSPCGL; encoded by the coding sequence ATGAAACACAAAGGGCTAATGTTTATTGGGGGCGTTGTAACAACATCACTACTTGCAGCGTGCGGTGCAAAAAATGAAGCAACAGGTGCATCAACAGCACCAACCGGTGCGGTCAATACGGCACAACACAGTGAGCCAGCGAGGGCAGGTGAGGTACCCGCAGCGGCTGTGTTTTTTGATGATTTTAATTACACATCAATGGATGCGTTTAATCGTAATGGTTGGCGGGTGCGCACGGAAACCGGTCACCCTGGGATAAAAGGTGCCGCTTGGTCAGCAGAGGGAATTAGTTTTCATCAGGATATTCCTGCCACTCACCTGGGTGCCCTGCGCATGAGTTCGGTCACTGCGGGTCAGGGAGAAAATACTCGTCACACCCAAATTTGCCATGCACGCAAGTATCGTGAGGGCACTTACGCGGCGCGCGTATTTTTTCGCGACGAGCCAAGCCGAGGTCCGGACGGTGATGAGGTAATACAAACCTTCTATACCATCAGTCCGCTCAAGGCGCCTATGGACAAGGACTACAGCGAAGCGGATTTTGAGTATTTGCCTAACGGTGGTTGGGGGGCTAACGAAAAGCCTGCGATGTGGACAACCAGTTGGGATACCTTTCAATTGGAACCTTGGACCAAGGTGAATGAATTTACCCGTGTTGAAGGAAGCTATGCAGGCTGGCGCACCCTCATGCTAACCATTGCGGACAACAAGCTGACTTATTACGTTGACGGTAAATTATTTTCCGAACACAGCAGTGCGGTTTATCCGGAAGATTTTATGTCAATCAATTTCAACCTCTGGTTTATGCCCAAGGGGGCTGATGGTTCCATCGGGCCAGTTGATTCACCGGAGTTGCGCGAGTATCAGCAAGATATCGATTGGGTATTTTTCCAGGAGGGCGTTGCATTGACTCCTGCCGAGTTGGTGTCGCAGGTCGCTCACTTACAAGCGGCAGGTGTTGAATATGTGGATGATGTAAAAGAGCAGAATCCACCGCTGCCATCACCTTGCGGGTTATAA
- a CDS encoding DUF934 domain-containing protein, with protein MQKLIKDGQIQADTWTLLAKAEGEAAAVEVPAGQVIIPVAVWHAQKDALQQRTDIGVWLDSDEAADLIGADANRFPVLAVNFPLFMDGRAFSTARLLRERYGFTGELRAVGNFIRDQLCYLRRCGVNAFAFADPETNLEDAVKSLSDLQEYYQAAVDQPLPLFRRRA; from the coding sequence ATGCAAAAGCTAATTAAAGACGGCCAAATCCAGGCAGATACCTGGACCCTACTCGCAAAAGCAGAAGGCGAAGCTGCCGCAGTAGAAGTACCCGCGGGCCAGGTGATTATTCCTGTCGCTGTATGGCATGCGCAAAAAGATGCATTGCAACAACGCACTGATATTGGCGTATGGCTGGACAGTGATGAAGCGGCGGATTTGATTGGCGCAGATGCTAACCGCTTCCCCGTGCTTGCGGTCAACTTCCCATTGTTTATGGATGGCCGCGCGTTTTCAACGGCGCGTTTGCTGCGTGAACGTTATGGCTTTACCGGTGAGCTGCGCGCGGTGGGCAATTTTATCCGCGATCAACTCTGCTACTTACGCCGCTGTGGCGTGAACGCATTTGCCTTTGCTGACCCGGAAACCAATCTGGAAGACGCGGTAAAATCGCTGAGCGATTTGCAGGAATATTATCAAGCCGCTGTTGATCAACCATTACCTCTGTTCCGTCGTCGCGCCTGA
- a CDS encoding patatin-like phospholipase family protein, whose product MKTALVLSGGGARAAYQVGVLQALVEILPDDIENPFPIICGTSAGAINALAIAAHKGNFKSAVNALANVWQNLDIGQVYLHGWFDLFKGLSLLGLSLFNEGVGHRRPLSLLDNAPLWNLLGSVIRFENLAPAIESGKLHAVSISAMGYTSGHTVSFFQGHPDLQSWARHRRSGVATELRLEHLLASSAIPTVFPAVRINREYFGDGALRQLAPISPALHLGADALFVIGVSGNRTSQKANRRVPHRHSPSMGQIVGHLFNSAFVDALEGDLEHMQRMNELLNLIPEDVRAAQDIQLRPVNNMIISPSYPIDGIAGRNIRYLPKSLRFFMRATGSTAKGGGATAASYLLFSKEFITEMMALGREDTLAQAEQVRTFFALT is encoded by the coding sequence ATGAAAACAGCTTTAGTTCTCTCTGGTGGTGGTGCCCGCGCAGCGTATCAAGTAGGTGTTTTGCAAGCGCTTGTTGAAATATTACCTGACGATATTGAAAATCCTTTCCCGATTATTTGTGGTACATCGGCTGGGGCGATTAATGCTTTGGCAATTGCTGCGCACAAGGGTAATTTTAAATCTGCAGTCAATGCGCTTGCTAATGTCTGGCAGAATTTGGATATAGGCCAGGTGTATTTACATGGCTGGTTTGATTTATTTAAAGGCCTGAGCTTGTTGGGATTGTCCCTGTTTAATGAGGGGGTAGGGCATCGCCGTCCATTATCTTTGCTGGACAATGCGCCGCTATGGAATTTACTGGGCTCAGTCATCCGTTTTGAAAACCTTGCTCCTGCGATTGAAAGCGGCAAACTGCATGCTGTGAGTATTTCTGCTATGGGTTATACCTCAGGTCACACTGTCAGCTTTTTTCAAGGACATCCGGATTTACAAAGTTGGGCGCGACACCGGCGTAGTGGGGTGGCTACGGAACTGCGCCTGGAGCATTTATTGGCATCGTCCGCTATTCCAACAGTATTTCCTGCAGTGCGAATTAATCGTGAATATTTTGGTGACGGCGCCTTGCGTCAACTTGCACCTATTAGCCCTGCATTGCACTTGGGGGCAGATGCACTTTTTGTGATAGGCGTGAGCGGTAACCGCACATCGCAGAAGGCAAACCGTCGCGTGCCTCATCGCCACTCTCCGTCAATGGGGCAGATTGTGGGTCACTTGTTTAACAGCGCATTTGTGGATGCGCTGGAAGGTGATCTGGAACATATGCAGCGCATGAATGAGCTGCTTAACCTTATTCCTGAGGATGTCCGTGCGGCGCAGGACATCCAGTTGCGCCCGGTAAACAATATGATCATTTCGCCCAGTTATCCTATTGATGGTATTGCTGGGCGTAATATTCGTTATTTGCCAAAGAGCTTGCGTTTTTTTATGCGAGCGACAGGTTCTACTGCTAAAGGCGGTGGTGCGACGGCAGCGAGTTATTTACTGTTTTCCAAAGAATTTATTACGGAAATGATGGCGCTGGGGCGTGAAGATACCCTTGCCCAAGCAGAGCAGGTGCGCACTTTTTTCGCGCTGACATAA
- a CDS encoding SPFH domain-containing protein, whose translation MDSLFSIVTSPAFWIALVLLYTLKKGIHFVPQNRGYVIYRFGKYTKTLGSGLNFIVPFVESVEADRNLKEQTLVIPQQSAITKDNIAIMIDGVLFIKVIDAAAATNNITDYKLACTQLAMTSMRNAIGSMELDDCFQNRSAINAKIQEAMLLATQPWGLIVLRFELLEIAIPPSIKEDMEKQMTAERQKRSAILTAEGEKIAAITTAEGQKQARVLDAEAAKAEQVLAAEASKEAQILEATGKAEAIRLVAIAEAEALTTIGKSAATDEGQKAIALNLAQGAIAAHKAIAHEGTVVLSDGKTSDNIVSTVAQAMAVSSAINLSQTPRS comes from the coding sequence ATGGATTCGCTGTTTTCAATTGTTACCAGTCCAGCATTTTGGATTGCATTAGTACTGCTCTATACCCTTAAAAAAGGTATTCACTTTGTGCCACAAAACCGTGGTTATGTAATCTATCGGTTTGGCAAATACACCAAGACATTGGGCTCCGGGTTGAATTTTATTGTCCCCTTTGTGGAGTCAGTTGAGGCGGATCGCAATTTAAAAGAGCAAACCCTGGTTATTCCGCAACAATCGGCCATCACCAAAGATAACATCGCCATCATGATTGATGGTGTGTTGTTTATTAAAGTGATTGATGCAGCCGCTGCAACCAACAACATCACTGACTATAAACTTGCCTGTACCCAGTTGGCGATGACCTCCATGCGTAATGCTATTGGCTCCATGGAGTTGGATGACTGTTTTCAGAATCGCTCGGCGATCAATGCCAAGATTCAGGAGGCCATGTTGCTTGCCACCCAGCCTTGGGGACTAATTGTATTGCGCTTTGAGTTATTGGAAATTGCGATTCCACCTTCTATTAAAGAAGATATGGAAAAACAAATGACGGCAGAGCGGCAAAAGCGGTCAGCGATTTTGACGGCAGAGGGTGAAAAAATCGCAGCAATCACCACGGCAGAAGGTCAAAAGCAAGCGCGTGTTCTGGATGCAGAGGCGGCCAAGGCGGAGCAGGTATTAGCGGCAGAAGCCAGTAAAGAAGCGCAGATTCTGGAGGCCACCGGTAAGGCAGAAGCAATTCGCCTGGTGGCTATTGCAGAGGCAGAGGCACTGACAACCATTGGTAAATCGGCAGCGACAGATGAAGGGCAAAAAGCAATTGCCTTGAATCTGGCTCAAGGGGCAATCGCGGCGCACAAGGCGATTGCGCATGAGGGCACTGTGGTGCTGTCTGATGGTAAAACCAGTGACAATATTGTGAGCACAGTGGCGCAAGCAATGGCCGTGTCGTCCGCGATTAACCTGTCCCAAACCCCACGTAGTTAA
- a CDS encoding CoA pyrophosphatase, translated as MLVLISRGDNPSILFTKRAAHLRHHPGEVCFPGGMWEPGDDNLLVTAQREVHEEIGLPAGHIQLLGALPQSHTRAGTAVTPFVAHFDASINLQPSPDELESIFMVPLAAFQAGLQVREDHFERHGHILRVPVYHYQGYEIWGFTAAVTAQLLRLVDRALR; from the coding sequence GTGCTGGTCCTTATCAGCCGTGGCGATAATCCTTCTATTCTATTCACCAAGCGTGCGGCGCATTTACGTCACCACCCAGGAGAAGTCTGTTTTCCTGGGGGAATGTGGGAGCCGGGCGATGATAATCTGTTGGTAACAGCCCAGCGTGAGGTTCACGAAGAAATAGGCTTGCCTGCTGGTCATATTCAACTCCTGGGGGCGCTTCCCCAGTCCCATACCCGTGCCGGTACAGCTGTAACCCCTTTTGTCGCACACTTTGATGCAAGCATTAACTTGCAGCCATCCCCTGATGAGCTGGAAAGCATTTTTATGGTTCCATTGGCCGCGTTTCAGGCCGGGCTTCAGGTACGGGAAGACCACTTTGAGCGGCATGGGCACATATTGCGGGTGCCGGTCTATCATTACCAAGGCTACGAGATATGGGGGTTCACAGCGGCGGTAACGGCCCAGTTGCTGCGATTAGTCGATCGTGCACTTCGTTAA